A genomic segment from Leptolyngbya boryana PCC 6306 encodes:
- a CDS encoding low-complexity tail membrane protein translates to MRSFWSDPYLWIHLAGIAALPLSLLICLLGFAAGDPILPPWLEIGLVAIAGIAPIAWMQSQKPFCIFSLLFVALRPERLSELQRKLLALFLVRRSPIGIGLVALVLVLILRWIYAIAPVAEAITPISSHGLGLIVAAIGFLASNLFVQVPFSVFLVMASSDADVMQLEPIPVDQVAKRFLVFGIPVNQIVPPLDVPKST, encoded by the coding sequence TTTGTGGATTCACCTTGCAGGAATTGCGGCACTGCCGCTGTCGTTGCTGATTTGCCTCTTGGGATTTGCCGCCGGTGATCCGATTTTGCCGCCTTGGTTAGAAATTGGACTCGTTGCGATCGCGGGAATTGCGCCGATCGCATGGATGCAGTCTCAAAAACCCTTCTGTATTTTTAGTCTGCTCTTCGTGGCATTGCGGCCGGAGCGGTTGAGTGAATTGCAACGAAAACTATTAGCGCTGTTTCTGGTGCGGCGAAGTCCGATCGGGATTGGCTTAGTCGCGTTAGTGTTGGTGCTGATTCTGAGATGGATTTATGCGATCGCGCCCGTTGCAGAAGCGATCACCCCGATTTCGTCTCATGGATTGGGCTTAATTGTTGCCGCGATCGGCTTTCTTGCCAGCAATTTGTTTGTGCAGGTTCCCTTCAGTGTTTTTCTCGTCATGGCATCGAGTGATGCAGATGTCATGCAGCTTGAACCGATTCCAGTCGATCAAGTTGCCAAACGATTTCTCGTATTTGGAATTCCGGTGAATCAAATCGTGCCGCCGCTGGACGTTCCGAAATCGACTTGA
- a CDS encoding phycobilisome rod-core linker polypeptide: MSMSLLTYPPVSQNHRVEGFEIPGDEQPRIYTTDNLLSRTDFDTLITAAYRQIFNEQQMLSYYRQQFLESQLRSGQITVKGFIAGLLLSDSFRRLNYESNNNYRFVELCIQRVLGRNVYGDREKIAWSIVLATKGLQGFVEQLLNSEEYLTTFGENTVPYQRRRILPQRSQGEVTFAHTARYGEDYRDKLPQPTLRGNRRDSARLDYLRWAWQKNPPASLEKAWIGLFYGGAAFIVLLFLVTLFGF, from the coding sequence ATGTCCATGTCTCTCTTAACCTATCCCCCCGTTTCTCAAAATCATCGAGTCGAAGGATTTGAGATTCCAGGTGATGAACAGCCTCGGATCTACACAACCGATAATCTCCTGTCTAGAACTGACTTTGATACATTGATCACAGCAGCTTATCGTCAGATTTTTAATGAGCAACAAATGCTCAGTTACTATCGCCAACAGTTTTTAGAATCACAGTTGAGATCGGGACAAATCACCGTCAAAGGATTCATCGCTGGCTTGCTGCTGTCTGATTCCTTCCGGCGACTCAACTATGAAAGCAACAACAATTATCGATTTGTTGAGCTTTGCATTCAGCGCGTTTTGGGACGAAATGTATATGGCGATCGCGAAAAAATTGCTTGGTCGATCGTGCTTGCAACCAAAGGATTGCAGGGATTTGTCGAGCAGTTGCTCAACAGTGAAGAATACTTGACCACTTTTGGCGAAAATACTGTGCCGTATCAACGTCGCCGCATTTTGCCTCAACGATCGCAAGGCGAAGTGACGTTTGCTCACACCGCACGCTATGGCGAGGATTACCGAGATAAACTGCCTCAACCGACCCTGAGAGGCAACCGCAGAGATTCTGCTCGCCTGGATTACCTGCGTTGGGCTTGGCAAAAGAATCCACCCGCAAGCTTAGAAAAAGCCTGGATCGGTTTATTCTATGGAGGCGCGGCGTTTATTGTGTTGCTGTTTTTGGTAACGTTGTTTGGTTTCTAA
- a CDS encoding Rpn family recombination-promoting nuclease/putative transposase: protein MKTDSIFYKIFQLFPSAFFELIGEDDPRTVTYVFTSQEVKQTAFRLDGIFMPPTRLRQFPIYFVEAQAYKEKRNFYYRFFSQIHLYLNDYEPVNAWQAVVIFTERRFDQALPHHYSEYDNNPRLQRIYLDELPSDVSDRSLGLSLLKLLGTKPKEAPAKGRSLIDRTRQELTDLTVQRDFIELVETVFVYKFPKLSFSEVGEMLGLGDLKQTRAYQEALQEGREEGREEGREEARKEYLTRMVPKLLQKGWTVEEIAEDTGVSVETVQEFITQE from the coding sequence TTGAAAACCGATTCCATCTTTTACAAAATTTTCCAACTCTTTCCCAGTGCCTTTTTCGAGTTAATTGGCGAGGATGATCCACGGACTGTGACTTATGTCTTCACATCTCAAGAAGTGAAGCAAACAGCATTCCGGCTCGATGGCATCTTTATGCCTCCGACTCGATTGCGCCAATTTCCCATCTATTTCGTAGAAGCGCAGGCATACAAAGAGAAACGGAACTTCTACTATCGCTTCTTCAGTCAAATTCATCTCTATCTCAACGATTACGAGCCTGTAAATGCTTGGCAGGCAGTGGTGATTTTCACAGAGCGACGTTTTGATCAAGCTTTGCCGCATCACTATTCGGAGTATGACAATAATCCAAGGTTGCAGCGCATTTACTTGGATGAATTGCCGTCGGATGTAAGCGATCGTAGTCTCGGGTTGTCCTTGTTAAAGCTGTTGGGAACGAAACCGAAAGAGGCTCCAGCAAAAGGTCGATCGCTCATTGACCGAACTCGGCAAGAACTCACAGATTTGACCGTCCAGCGAGATTTTATAGAATTAGTGGAGACGGTCTTCGTTTACAAATTTCCAAAACTATCTTTTAGCGAGGTCGGTGAAATGTTAGGGCTTGGCGATTTAAAGCAAACACGGGCATATCAAGAAGCGCTTCAAGAGGGACGCGAAGAAGGACGTGAAGAGGGACGCGAAGAAGCGCGGAAGGAGTATCTAACCCGTATGGTTCCAAAGCTCCTTCAGAAAGGCTGGACTGTTGAGGAGATCGCTGAAGATACGGGAGTTTCAGTAGAGACTGTGCAGGAATTTATCACTCAGGAATAG
- a CDS encoding response regulator transcription factor: MRILLVEDDVRLAETLAEALSDQLYVVDIATDGESGWHQARVVEYDLIVLDVMLPELDGFSLCQRLRSHRYDLPILMLTACDTLNDEINGLDVGADDYLVKPVDLQKLFARIRALLRRGSVSTTPVLTWGDLSLNPSTCEVSYRDTPIHLTPKEYAILELLLRNGRRVLSRSVMIDHAWSSESSPEEPTVKVHIRGLRQKLKAAGASEELIETVHSRGYRLNQPEREPNPAGC; encoded by the coding sequence ATGAGGATTCTCCTGGTTGAAGATGATGTGCGGCTTGCAGAAACGTTGGCGGAAGCGCTCAGCGATCAGCTTTACGTGGTGGATATTGCAACCGATGGAGAGTCGGGTTGGCATCAAGCCAGAGTGGTCGAGTACGACTTGATCGTGCTAGATGTGATGCTGCCAGAGTTAGATGGATTTAGCCTTTGTCAAAGATTACGATCGCATCGCTATGATTTACCGATTCTCATGCTGACTGCCTGCGACACACTCAACGATGAGATCAATGGGCTGGATGTCGGCGCGGATGACTATTTAGTGAAGCCTGTCGATTTACAAAAACTCTTTGCGCGAATTCGGGCTTTGCTGCGTCGAGGTAGCGTGAGTACGACTCCGGTTCTGACTTGGGGCGATCTCAGTCTGAATCCGAGTACCTGTGAGGTCAGTTATCGAGATACTCCGATTCATTTGACTCCGAAAGAATATGCGATTTTAGAATTGCTGTTACGCAATGGTCGTCGAGTTTTAAGTCGCAGTGTGATGATTGACCATGCTTGGTCTTCTGAGTCGTCGCCCGAAGAACCGACGGTTAAGGTTCACATTCGCGGACTCCGCCAAAAACTCAAAGCGGCGGGAGCATCCGAAGAACTGATCGAAACGGTTCACAGCAGAGGCTATCGTTTGAACCAACCAGAGCGCGAACCGAATCCGGCGGGTTGTTGA
- a CDS encoding sensor histidine kinase, translating into MNHFVLGSLALFFLIALSRYVTQARILRQQTDRERLVNQIAQHIRESLNLDEVLSRTVEEVQRFLNADRVLIYRLWDDGTGCTIHETVLPPYPKILGQGFPEEVFPQEYHQAYSWGKIRAITDVEQADVEPCLAEFVRQFGVQAKLVVPILQKHREPLERPYLWGLLIAHHCRSPRQWKHWEVELMKQLATQVAIAIQQSELYNQLQQLNSDLEQRVQQRTAELAAANVSLRAEIIERQRTELALRHTNDTLQALVTASPRAILMLDRVGHVQIWNPAAEQMFGWTEAEVLGHPSPIRLDDPLEGETSLQKSVLEGQTHPRVELCRHRKDGTALDIIFSAAPLQDSHGQISGMVAVIADITEQKQRAEQLRLLQSVVVNTNDAVIITEAQPIDDPGPRILYVNEAFTRITGYEAAEVLGKTPRILQGAKTDRAELQKIRNALDRWESVTVEVINYRKDGSEFWNEFSLVPVADAQGWYTHWIAVQRDTTARKRADEIRLALEREKELNLLKTRFFSMASHEFRTPLSTALAAAQVLETSQVEWNQTEKRLRNLHRIQDSVKNMVQLLDDILTINRAEAGNLVFHPKALCLDQYCHQFVEEMQLSAGNQHRLTFTCQGTPCSIELDEKLMHSVLSNLLSNAIKYSPKGGTVRLALEFQSDAVLLSVEDEGIGIAPEDQRRLVEPFYRGKNVGSIPGTGLGLVVVQKCVDLHQGTMQITSTPGKGTTCVVKLPLQR; encoded by the coding sequence GTGAATCACTTTGTCCTCGGTAGTTTAGCACTCTTCTTTCTCATCGCTCTTTCTCGGTATGTTACGCAGGCAAGAATCCTGCGGCAGCAGACCGATCGAGAGCGATTAGTCAATCAGATTGCTCAGCATATCCGTGAATCTCTGAATCTCGATGAGGTGCTAAGTCGAACAGTTGAGGAAGTTCAACGCTTTTTGAACGCCGATCGAGTCCTCATCTATCGGCTTTGGGATGATGGGACAGGTTGTACGATTCACGAAACCGTCTTACCGCCTTATCCCAAGATTCTAGGACAAGGGTTTCCAGAAGAAGTGTTTCCCCAAGAGTACCATCAGGCTTACTCTTGGGGGAAAATTCGGGCGATTACGGATGTTGAGCAAGCAGATGTAGAACCTTGTTTAGCAGAATTTGTTCGGCAGTTTGGGGTGCAAGCAAAGTTAGTTGTCCCCATTCTGCAAAAGCATCGTGAGCCTCTCGAACGACCCTATCTTTGGGGACTGTTGATTGCTCATCACTGTCGGAGTCCTCGCCAATGGAAACATTGGGAAGTGGAATTGATGAAGCAACTTGCGACTCAAGTTGCGATCGCGATTCAACAATCCGAACTCTATAACCAACTTCAGCAGCTAAATTCTGATCTAGAACAACGAGTTCAGCAACGCACCGCAGAACTAGCAGCAGCGAATGTTTCTTTAAGAGCAGAAATCATCGAGCGACAACGCACCGAACTCGCTTTACGTCATACGAACGATACCTTACAAGCTTTAGTTACTGCTTCGCCCCGTGCCATTTTGATGCTCGATCGAGTCGGGCATGTGCAGATTTGGAATCCAGCCGCCGAGCAGATGTTTGGTTGGACTGAAGCAGAAGTACTCGGTCATCCGAGTCCCATTCGTCTCGATGATCCGTTAGAAGGAGAGACGAGCTTACAAAAGAGCGTACTAGAAGGTCAAACACACCCAAGAGTCGAACTCTGTCGGCATCGCAAAGATGGAACCGCGCTCGACATTATTTTCTCGGCTGCACCGCTGCAAGATAGTCATGGACAGATCAGCGGGATGGTTGCTGTGATTGCTGATATTACTGAGCAAAAGCAACGAGCAGAACAATTACGACTCTTACAGTCAGTCGTTGTGAATACGAATGATGCAGTGATCATTACTGAAGCTCAACCGATTGATGACCCAGGCCCTCGCATTCTCTATGTGAACGAAGCTTTTACGCGCATTACAGGCTACGAGGCAGCAGAAGTTTTAGGAAAAACGCCTCGAATTCTGCAAGGAGCAAAGACCGATCGCGCTGAACTGCAAAAAATCCGCAATGCACTCGATCGATGGGAATCTGTCACCGTAGAAGTGATTAACTATCGGAAAGATGGCTCAGAATTTTGGAATGAATTTAGCTTAGTCCCTGTTGCCGATGCTCAGGGTTGGTATACCCATTGGATTGCAGTTCAGCGCGATACGACTGCTCGAAAACGAGCCGATGAGATTCGATTAGCACTAGAGCGTGAGAAAGAACTAAATCTCCTAAAAACTCGCTTTTTCTCAATGGCATCTCATGAGTTTCGCACTCCATTGAGTACTGCTTTAGCCGCTGCTCAAGTGTTAGAAACCTCTCAGGTTGAATGGAATCAGACTGAAAAACGATTACGCAATCTGCATCGAATTCAAGATTCCGTCAAGAATATGGTGCAATTGCTAGATGACATTCTCACCATTAACCGCGCTGAAGCCGGAAACTTAGTGTTTCATCCCAAAGCACTCTGTTTAGACCAGTATTGTCATCAGTTTGTTGAGGAGATGCAGCTCAGTGCAGGAAATCAGCATCGTCTGACGTTTACTTGTCAGGGAACACCTTGCTCGATCGAGCTAGATGAGAAGTTAATGCATTCTGTCTTGTCCAATCTGCTATCGAATGCGATCAAGTACTCTCCAAAAGGCGGAACTGTCAGGCTAGCATTAGAATTTCAATCGGATGCAGTACTTCTCAGCGTTGAAGATGAAGGCATTGGCATTGCTCCAGAAGATCAGCGACGACTCGTTGAACCCTTTTATCGCGGTAAGAATGTAGGCTCGATTCCAGGCACGGGTTTAGGTTTAGTCGTTGTTCAAAAATGTGTGGACTTACATCAAGGAACAATGCAGATTACGAGTACCCCTGGAAAAGGCACGACTTGCGTAGTGAAGCTACCATTACAGCGCTGA
- a CDS encoding helix-turn-helix domain-containing protein gives MFRLRIKELATERGWTLKEVAERSELPYSTVATYANSPGMVMVNLLSVRKIARVFDVSIEELVEVLEE, from the coding sequence GTGTTTAGGTTGCGAATTAAGGAGCTAGCTACCGAGCGAGGATGGACATTGAAAGAAGTTGCAGAACGTTCGGAACTTCCGTATAGCACAGTTGCAACCTATGCAAATTCTCCCGGCATGGTCATGGTGAATCTGCTTTCTGTTCGGAAAATCGCACGAGTATTTGATGTCTCGATCGAAGAACTCGTCGAAGTTTTAGAAGAATAG
- the aroC gene encoding chorismate synthase, with translation MGSTFGHLFRISTFGESHGGGVGVVIDGCPPLIEISAEEIQVELDRRRPGQSKITTPRNEADHCEILSGIVDGKTLGTPIAIMVRNKDQRSQDYTEMAVKYRPSHADATYDAKYGIRAVAGGGRSSARETIGRVAAGAIAKKILQQSGVEIVAYVKQIKDLEAAIDPNTVTLDQVESNIVRCPDPDCAEAMIDLIQKTGGQGDSIGGVVECVARQVPMGLGEPVFDKLEADLAKAVMSLPATKGFEIGSGFAGTRMTGSEHNDEFYTDESGRLRTVTNRSGGVQGGISNGENIVIRVAFKPTATIRKEQKTVTNTGEAVTLAAKGRHDPCVLPRAVPMVEAMVALVLCDHLLRQRGQCG, from the coding sequence ATGGGCAGCACGTTTGGGCATTTATTTCGGATTAGTACGTTTGGCGAATCGCATGGTGGGGGAGTCGGGGTTGTGATTGATGGCTGTCCGCCCCTGATTGAGATTTCTGCGGAGGAGATCCAAGTCGAGCTTGATCGCCGTCGTCCCGGTCAGAGCAAGATTACAACGCCTCGAAATGAAGCGGATCACTGTGAGATTCTATCCGGCATCGTCGATGGCAAAACGTTGGGAACGCCGATCGCGATTATGGTGCGGAATAAAGATCAGCGATCGCAAGACTATACCGAAATGGCAGTCAAGTATCGCCCGTCACATGCCGATGCAACTTACGATGCAAAATATGGGATTCGAGCCGTCGCGGGCGGGGGAAGATCTTCTGCGAGAGAAACGATTGGACGAGTCGCAGCGGGTGCGATCGCGAAAAAAATCTTGCAGCAATCCGGCGTTGAAATCGTAGCTTATGTCAAACAAATTAAAGACCTTGAAGCAGCTATTGATCCGAATACCGTCACCTTAGACCAAGTTGAAAGCAATATTGTTCGCTGTCCTGATCCCGATTGTGCAGAAGCAATGATCGATTTGATTCAGAAAACGGGCGGGCAAGGAGACTCGATCGGTGGAGTTGTCGAATGTGTGGCGCGGCAAGTTCCGATGGGATTAGGGGAGCCTGTGTTTGACAAGCTAGAGGCGGATTTGGCAAAAGCCGTGATGTCACTTCCAGCGACGAAAGGCTTTGAGATCGGTTCAGGCTTTGCGGGAACGAGAATGACCGGAAGCGAACATAATGACGAATTTTATACCGATGAGTCGGGACGACTGCGGACAGTGACCAATCGATCGGGCGGTGTGCAAGGTGGCATCTCCAATGGTGAAAATATCGTTATTCGAGTTGCATTTAAGCCGACGGCAACGATTCGCAAAGAACAGAAAACCGTGACGAATACGGGTGAAGCTGTGACGTTAGCAGCGAAGGGAAGACATGATCCTTGTGTGTTGCCGCGTGCGGTTCCGATGGTGGAGGCGATGGTTGCATTGGTGCTGTGTGATCACTTGCTGAGACAGCGCGGGCAATGTGGCTAG
- a CDS encoding HNH endonuclease, with the protein MSGYIPVDLQRRVRDRFANCCAYCHTAEALTAMTFEFEHIVPRAAGGETTYENLCFACPFCNRHKSNHQNAIDPVTHETVPLFHPHQQIWAEHFAWQEKGVELIGLTPVGRTTIAALQMNRPQLVRTRRLWIKLGEHPPKID; encoded by the coding sequence ATGAGCGGCTACATTCCTGTTGATCTACAAAGAAGAGTACGCGATCGCTTCGCTAACTGCTGCGCTTATTGCCACACCGCAGAAGCACTGACCGCTATGACCTTTGAATTCGAGCACATTGTGCCACGTGCAGCAGGCGGCGAAACAACATATGAAAACCTCTGCTTTGCCTGCCCATTTTGCAACCGTCATAAATCAAATCACCAAAACGCGATCGACCCAGTCACTCATGAAACTGTGCCCCTCTTCCATCCCCATCAGCAAATTTGGGCAGAACACTTTGCATGGCAGGAAAAAGGAGTAGAACTGATTGGATTAACTCCTGTTGGTCGAACTACGATCGCAGCCTTACAGATGAATCGTCCACAGCTCGTCCGCACAAGACGACTCTGGATCAAACTCGGAGAACATCCACCCAAAATAGACTAG
- a CDS encoding GUN4 domain-containing protein, whose amino-acid sequence MPEEPSKQASIPEQLAEILVKVLKPGGIGLGGGYGLWLLLIEHKVSEAIASTLIGFCFSYAGKLLEPIHKGNQQRLEKAGEVVNKKLDQFGEQAIAKLTSAEDRYFEAQAAECETCSTEGMAKISGIFTPMLEQVFVPLEFDGRMASPGFSRSLEDLERLQASGVSIWDLLARAKRDAIYSEIAILAWGGYGKTTLLRHIAYSLGRNKQPKEVTRYIPVLLLLRKYREILSQETPPSLPELIMQHHIPSLPIADLKMPTDWAKAMLEQGKMLVMLDGFDEVPKAKRPLVARWLNAQRKKYRKSLFILTARPKAYNEQTSSDRIDFNSLLYVRNFNEPQRKAFVEKWYWCQEYYHHGKEDIPAVRKAAQDAADDLLKQINQRQELADLSQNPLLLNMIAMFHRRYPSSKLPKRRVELYQEICVLQLRDRPGARDLETWLTGDNDEYATAQVILQMLALEMMQQKEERVEQAVLLKRLEGYLKAQEESIAPADFLRQIEQISELLVQRESEEFEFSHLSFQEFLAAKEVVRRGEESLLYERFGEDWWKPVILLYAAQVKKPSTLIRTALSQGFKDLADACCQETSKRIDADLQQDLAELNALREAEAEVKTLRYQMLEELLSTQQWKAADKETYRLMITTVGKEEGQWFNREDLENFPCEDLRILDQLWVKYSNGKWGFSVQKRIWQECGSPMEYNDDWEKFGDRVSWLKDGSWIDDLTYDLDKSLSGKFPFGWRFVDAFGGLEWHLFSRAATCEL is encoded by the coding sequence ATGCCTGAAGAACCCTCGAAACAAGCTTCTATTCCAGAACAGCTTGCAGAAATTCTCGTCAAAGTGCTGAAGCCGGGTGGGATTGGTCTAGGCGGAGGATATGGGCTGTGGCTCTTGCTGATCGAACACAAAGTGAGTGAAGCGATCGCCTCAACTTTGATTGGATTTTGTTTCTCTTATGCTGGGAAGTTGCTAGAGCCGATTCATAAAGGCAATCAACAGCGGTTAGAAAAAGCTGGAGAAGTCGTTAACAAAAAGCTGGATCAATTCGGAGAACAAGCGATCGCAAAACTGACTTCAGCCGAGGATCGATATTTTGAGGCGCAGGCGGCAGAGTGTGAAACTTGTAGCACCGAAGGAATGGCGAAGATTAGCGGCATTTTTACACCAATGCTAGAGCAAGTCTTTGTGCCGCTAGAATTTGATGGACGTATGGCATCTCCAGGATTTTCTCGATCGCTTGAAGATTTGGAACGGTTGCAGGCTTCGGGTGTGAGTATTTGGGATTTGCTGGCACGGGCAAAGCGGGATGCGATTTATAGTGAAATTGCAATCTTGGCTTGGGGTGGCTATGGCAAAACGACGTTACTACGACACATCGCTTATAGCTTAGGCAGAAATAAGCAGCCTAAAGAGGTTACGCGATATATTCCAGTTTTGTTACTGCTGCGGAAGTACCGAGAGATTTTGAGCCAGGAGACTCCGCCGAGTTTGCCAGAGTTGATCATGCAGCATCACATTCCTAGCTTGCCGATCGCGGATCTGAAAATGCCGACCGATTGGGCAAAGGCGATGCTAGAGCAGGGCAAAATGCTGGTGATGTTGGATGGCTTTGATGAAGTTCCGAAGGCAAAACGTCCGCTCGTGGCACGTTGGTTGAATGCTCAGCGCAAAAAATATCGTAAATCGCTGTTTATTCTCACAGCGCGACCGAAGGCTTACAACGAGCAAACCAGTAGCGATCGCATCGATTTTAATTCGCTGCTGTACGTCAGAAACTTTAATGAACCGCAGCGCAAAGCTTTTGTGGAGAAATGGTACTGGTGTCAGGAATATTATCACCACGGTAAAGAAGATATTCCAGCCGTGCGGAAAGCGGCTCAAGATGCGGCGGATGATTTACTCAAACAAATCAACCAGCGGCAGGAGTTGGCAGATCTGTCACAAAATCCACTGCTGCTGAATATGATTGCAATGTTTCATCGACGCTATCCCAGTAGCAAGCTGCCAAAACGTCGAGTAGAACTGTATCAAGAAATCTGTGTGCTGCAATTGCGCGATCGTCCTGGCGCAAGGGATCTTGAAACTTGGCTTACAGGGGACAATGATGAATATGCAACAGCGCAAGTCATCTTGCAAATGTTGGCGCTGGAAATGATGCAGCAAAAAGAAGAACGAGTCGAGCAAGCGGTTTTGCTGAAGCGACTGGAGGGATATCTAAAAGCTCAAGAGGAATCGATCGCGCCTGCGGACTTTTTGAGGCAGATTGAGCAGATTAGTGAACTTTTGGTGCAGAGAGAATCGGAGGAGTTTGAGTTTTCGCATCTCAGTTTTCAAGAGTTTTTGGCAGCAAAGGAAGTGGTGCGGCGAGGTGAGGAGAGTTTGCTGTATGAACGGTTTGGCGAAGACTGGTGGAAGCCTGTGATTTTGCTGTATGCGGCACAGGTGAAAAAACCTAGTACTCTGATTCGCACAGCGTTGTCTCAAGGTTTTAAGGATCTTGCCGATGCTTGCTGTCAGGAAACGAGCAAACGAATTGATGCTGACCTTCAGCAGGATTTGGCGGAACTGAATGCACTGCGGGAAGCTGAAGCTGAGGTAAAGACCTTGCGCTATCAAATGCTTGAGGAACTATTAAGCACTCAGCAATGGAAAGCGGCAGATAAAGAAACCTATCGGCTGATGATTACAACAGTGGGTAAGGAAGAAGGGCAATGGTTCAATCGTGAAGATCTCGAAAACTTTCCTTGTGAAGATTTGCGGATACTAGATCAACTGTGGGTGAAGTACAGCAATGGCAAATGGGGCTTCAGTGTACAGAAGCGAATCTGGCAGGAATGCGGTAGCCCGATGGAATACAATGACGATTGGGAAAAATTTGGAGATCGCGTCAGTTGGCTCAAGGATGGGAGCTGGATCGACGACCTCACATACGACCTAGATAAATCTCTTAGCGGGAAATTTCCTTTTGGTTGGCGTTTTGTGGATGCTTTTGGCGGTCTAGAATGGCATCTCTTCTCTCGCGCAGCGACTTGTGAACTTTAA
- a CDS encoding alpha/beta hydrolase, which produces MSKILQSCLTLGAVLLLSKSAIAAERVIFRYKILQESVSVPELATFAETGQASPDLQTYFRLSGQKPETVRQTLTRPIKVNPIVLDRVLNSPVGNTVLDQLGKAIQTPKGGAERQALRGALAVSASDGRLTVLEILQNYPTQEVVVDGDRIEEAYRQLNQFVDRVRNPLDRLLR; this is translated from the coding sequence ATGTCGAAAATCCTACAATCCTGTCTCACCCTTGGAGCCGTGCTGCTGCTGAGCAAATCTGCGATCGCAGCAGAGCGAGTTATTTTCAGATACAAAATTTTGCAAGAATCCGTTTCTGTGCCAGAGCTCGCCACCTTCGCAGAGACGGGACAAGCTTCACCTGATTTACAAACTTATTTCCGTCTCTCGGGTCAAAAGCCAGAAACGGTGCGTCAGACCCTCACTCGCCCGATTAAGGTGAATCCAATTGTGCTCGATCGCGTTCTGAATAGCCCAGTTGGCAATACGGTACTCGACCAATTAGGTAAAGCGATTCAAACTCCAAAAGGTGGAGCAGAACGGCAAGCACTTCGGGGTGCTCTGGCAGTTTCAGCCAGTGATGGAAGATTAACCGTTTTGGAAATTTTGCAGAATTATCCGACGCAGGAAGTCGTTGTCGATGGCGATCGCATTGAAGAGGCGTATCGTCAATTGAATCAATTTGTCGATCGTGTACGCAATCCGCTCGATCGATTGCTGCGCTAA